A window of Phaseolus vulgaris cultivar G19833 chromosome 4, P. vulgaris v2.0, whole genome shotgun sequence genomic DNA:
GATGAACAGCTCCTAAGGTCTTATGAAAAGAATTGCATTAGTTTGACTAGTTGGTTTGTCAAAGCAAGATTTCGTGAGAAGTTATGTGATAAGCATGGACTCGTGTGGTCTACAGATTCTGGATTTGAGTCAAATTCTCAATTACAGCTGCATTCACACACTCTCATAACCACTCTGCATTAACATAATGCTACTTGCTCCAGACACAATGTTAGAGCCACGTGGGTCCAAGCTGTTCCCAGTCACCATAATTTGCTGACAGCTAGGTATTAATTCTCCCACCCTATCATATATCCTAAACAATTTTTTACCAATATTTCTTTGCTTTCTCCTCATAACATATACTTGCTTTACATCTCTTGTTTCattcatattttctttggaAAAGGTTTCTTTACCCTTTGTTAAGAAAAAATTTGACACATTTTAATCACTAATAATACAAGATAACATAACATACCTGATGGAAAAAATGACGCGGAAGTAACAtgcacaatcacgaatcaactgcaaaaaaataaatgatacaagatttaacgtggtttgGTCGCTCAACCCAATTGGTtctgacttcatacccaacaatctcctgcttgaagtcacggaacaatgttcacctgcgcttcaacgGTGTACAATGactaagcccactcactaaacatgatGTATAGTCAGTCCAAtccaattggtcttgacttcatatccaacaatatcattcaatcttaaatcataaaataataaacatatgTATTTGTTCACTAATACATTGTTCAACTTTCACTTTTACATAATGTTAAACCAGAAaaagtatatattaaaaaattgtactTACAACACTCCTCAAACCTAAAACGTGTTTTTCTGCTACCGTGCCTAACTTTTTCTCTTGACCTCTATATAATACAACAAGAACTGCTTCTTTCATTACACTGTCCAACAAGCTCTCTACACTCTTCTTCCAACATTTCTGGTCCCTGCTCCAGAAATGGCTTCCAATTCCATTCTTCTTCTAGCCATCTTTCTTCTGGTTACCTCAAAGGTACACTCTTACCCTCTTCCATTCACTCATCATTTTCATATCTACACCATGAAGGTGCACTGTTTTAAGTGTTTTTCTTCCTTCAACATGAACCACTCACCTTCATGTTCTTGTGCAGGTTTTTTCTCATGAAGAAGATCTCGAGATAATGGTATGTCCACTCCAACaaagttttcattttagttTTGTTTGGTTCCTCTTTGATATCTAAGTATACTTATTTTTATcaagttttcattttacttGTTTTTGTCGTTATTagtagatttatttattatctcACATTAAGAGTGTCTAGCTTAGCTAACTTGTAGTAAAGTTCAGATTTTGACAAATTTAttggtttttttcttctttctaaaAGATTTAGTTGACAACACAATGTGATTTGTAGTCCTGTCCATACATGTACAAACAAAAATGCTTTATTGCAAGAAAACAATTTGTAAACATCAATTAGAAGATGAGGAAATAGTTTTGTTTAAATGTAGCAAACTATTCTTTCAATTTCTCATGACTTTCACTTCTTTGTGAACAAGAACAATCTCTGCATTGACAGATACAGAAGATATTTTCAACTAACCAAGAAAACATATATTCTTTTACATGTGGTTGGAGACTCCTTGAAACTCTTTGAAAGAAGATTTTTCAGTTTGTAATGGCTAAACTGAGAAAGAAATGAGGAGTTAGATCCAGGTTCAGTTGGTCTCAACAGAAAGCAAATACACTTGAACAGTGTTTGGTTTTCAGTTTGAGACACTCTAAACTCAGTTTAAGAGTTAGTATAGTTTTGAGACACCATAACTTTCAATAGTATGTGTGTCTACATTAAAATTTTGACTGAGAATTGGTTCTGTAAAAGGCAAGTCTTGAGTTGTTTTTGGAAACATAGTTTGCAAACATGTTTTTGATTCAAAATGAAAGTTGCAaacttttattcatttataCATGAATTTGGTTGTTGAGAAACTTGAATATGGCATTTGGTATAGGCCAACAATGTAAATCCTCAAGTTCCTGCACCTGTATCTGCACCACCAGTGAAGGCACCAACTCCTACCCCTCCTGTGAAATCACCATCTTACCCTCCAGGGCCAGTGACCACACCAAGTCCAACTACACCCCCTGTTAAGGTACCCCCTCCTCAGTCTCCAACAGTGAAGCCACCAGCTCCATCACCCCCACAAGTGAAGCCACCAACACCAACCCCCCCAGTGGTGTACCCTCCTCCTCTATCTCCAGTAGTGAAATCAACTAAGGGTAAGTGGTTACCAAATCCATGTCTCTCATGAATGATATGATTCTGTCActttttgttaatttattttggtcaTTGTACTTTCAAATGACAAGGATTAAAATTGGTTAAATATGTGTAAGAACAAAAACAAGTAACCTTTTGTTTGAAACTATATATTAGTTAGATATGTATTTATCAAATGTGTTTGTGGTCTATGAAAAACCTGATCTGAAGCAAGTCACTTTAAAGAATGTGAGCCAATCTCCAATCTCATGATGCATGTGAGAGAACCTTTGTTCTACTGTTAAACAGTGCCAATTATTAATGTGACAATGAAAAACCTGATCTGAAGCAAGTCATTTTAAAGAATGTGAGCCAATCTCACATCTCATGATGCATGTGAGAGAACCTTTGTTCTGCTGTTAAACAGTACCAATTATTAATGTGACATTCTTCTTTAAGTGCTACACTGAATTAATTACTGAAGGCTTTtttgtgcattttttttttcagattgcATTCCACTGTGTGATGGCAGGTGCCAATTGCACTCAAGGAAGAAACTGTGCTTGAGGGCATGCACGACCTGTTGTTACCGTTGCAAGTGTGTTCCTCCTGGAACTTATGGCAACAGAGAAATGTGTGGCAAATGCTACACTGATATGTTGACTCATGGCAACAAATACAAGTGCCCTTAAACCCCTACCTATTCAGTAGCAcctaagttttttttctttttcttttaagttaTAAGTCTGAATGCATGAGTATCTGGTTTGATCAAGTTGCTGGTGCACTTAATAATCGAGTGATGATCATCATAAATTACAGAAGTAATCGTGTTGATCCATTGGTTCAACACTGTTTTTGTGTTGTCTGAAGGATCAATGTGGTCCATGAAATATCATCTGATTAATATAAGGAAGTATTTTGGTGTACCAAATTGAGAATTACAACTTCTTGCTATGATTGATATCTCAGTACAAATTTGAGaactatataattaatatatgaagATGACCCTTTCCAAGATTTTGATTCCTTTTTGGGCACATCTTTTTGAGATGTTATGAGGTGGGTGAGACATCCTTTAGTTGTCCTTTTGTTGGCATGGAATCAGCAATGGGGTCACCAGTATTAAATCATACCTATCTACCATTCTCAGAATGCTTTGATTGAATTGCATTGAAAAAAGCATATCATAATAATGCCTTAAGATAAAGCACTACATTTCAATGGCAGTAACTTGAGCTATGAATGGTAACTTTCTTGGTTTTGGCATTTCAACAAACAGAGCATAAGCAAGTTACATTGGAAGTAACGGtttttatttgaagaaaaaagtgattttgTTTCACAAAGTGAAAAGGGAGTCATGGCTCCTTaattgtcaattttttttttcttacaatataaagtttaaagcgaattaatttttaaatattcataattcATATTATTTGCATGTTAGAGAAAACTTAATCACAACTTTAGTTTCACGATTGTTGGATCacacaaattataattttttgagtatattaatatttatatcctTACGTgtaaaaaataaagtagaatTTAACAGCATGGTGGTATCATCATTGttctattttattcattttcaatTTGACAAAATATATTGTCCAGTTATTACatagaaatatttaaaattacgATTTCAAATGTTACTGTTTTAGTAAGAGACTTCATAAAAATCAAAGAATTTTTAATATAGTTCAATTTCACGAAGTAATAAAATGAAACTCATTACTCAACAATACTAAACTTTACTTAATTTACTTCAACAAAAAGCCATTCAACATCATCAAATTTCAATGTTAGTGTGCATATAAATCAGattgaaaatactttttttcttaCTCATAATTCATGTTTTTATAGATAATTTAAATTCAACTttgagtaaaaataataatatattatgaatcCTTGAATCATGTGTAACTTACTTTGTTATTTTTAGTCTAAGTCTTTATATTTCATATGATCAAATTACACTCATAATTAAGATTATCAAATGGTGAACAAGTTTGGAACTAACATTATGAGATAGTAAATCTATCATTACtagaaaattattgaatagaaattaattttaaagagaaaataattagttgttatactgATTAAATAGATACtgttttagagattaaaaaattattggtatctaagttattatattattgataaatactttctaaatttatatctaattaactaccaatattttcactaccaactttagaattaaattgatatctaattaactacaatattttaactataaaGGTTTTAGCTTGATGAGATTATCATCATTtcaaacacaaagacaaaatatCCTTCTAAATATGGAATTTAAACTTAGAGTAAATTAGAGTTTAAGTTGTGGAACTTTAGGAtgcttaaagaaaaaaaaatgagaaagaaaaattaacaaaatagaGTGGGACTGATTCTAGGGTTTCTAATTTTGAAAACAACAAAATTTCTACTCTTCTATTTACACCCCTATTTCGTTTGTCCAAATTAAAGCCCAACCGAAACCCAGCCTCAATCCATATAAAACTTCTACTATTTACATTTCCTTCTTAAAGTCACTATTTGATACGATCACAATATAATTATATCCAATTAATTAACATCacacatataaataaaaaaattcacaaaaactTCTTCTAATCcttaaaggaaagaaaaaacatCTAAAAAAAAGAAGTCCATAGAAAACTCCAAACTGAAACacacataataaaataaaaaatataatcttcTTACAACTATCActactactagaaaatcattaaataaaaatcaattttaaaaataaaaaataattatttattatattaactaaattaaacactaaaattagatactattttaaagactaaaaaattattaatatataaattaatttatattattgataaataattgataaattagtatttaattaactataaatattttaattactaattgtttaaattctaaatttgatagttAGAATTTTGATAGATAAAACTTTAATagttaataaaataacaatctaaaaattatttattaataatataaattaatttagatactttaaaatatttaatgttcaaCTAGTAGTATATAAATAAACTTAGCACCatcaatttattaattaattttgttgactaagttagaattaattttataaatagcatgatttttctctctcttatacttataaaactataatattaaaatatcattttcaaGTAGAATCCGATACCTACAAAGTTATAACTCTCTCTTTAATATCCAATTTTCTTAATCCACCGTTACCTTCACTCCAATGACACCGACACCGtcgtctttttctttttgttttcaatcTCCGGCGTAACACAATGTTAccatgtatttattattttactcatatttactaatagattcaataaataagaaatgagacttgtaaaaatttataatttatattttttttcatctaataataataaaaatatttcaaagagTGTGTATGAAAAATAACTATTTCCTAATCATAAATCATTCCATAATTATACTCTCAATCactaatatttaatttcatttctcCGTTCTCTTTATATGTTTTTGAAGGGTTTTCCCGAAATTCAAGAAACACTATCATAAgaaaatagttataaatttgtatatttttttttaaataaaaaatagttaacaaTTTAAGATATAATTGATGAAATCAACTAATGCTATAACTTTGTGTATCGGTTGTGCCACACCTGAAGATCTAACACCGACCAAGACCGATCGACACGATTACAATCATTATACTTAAACAGAAGATCAACAAGACTAATTAATAGTCAAACATTAGGACATTCTTAATCACGATTCAAAATCTTAATCTGACCTAATAACAAAGGGTCCacgataatcatataaataggtATAGATTTCAATAACCTCGTCCTCCTTTGCTACTAATAACACTGAGTGCCGAACATCAAAGTGCCTTTTATAGGTATCATCAAAACTTGAAGTTCACGAAGACGAAGAGTAATAAAGTAAAAAGAGAGCATGAAGACcattttaagaaaaagagaacaATTAAACCGACACAGAAGAAAAACAATGATTCTCTTTGTGCAAACTCTTTTGGATAACACTTTGAAGGCAACgtataactaaaaaattataagttaaaaaaaaatccaatgatttgAAAAAGAGGCAAGAAaggaataaatttttttagatgTTTTGTGAATGAAGTTAAAAAAGGTTAAAACAATTGAATGTGAACACATGACTTGTCCCGGAACAACTCTTTAAGATTTATTTAAGGTGGACGCGGTTAGTTGACTTGCAAAACTTATGGCAATGGATTCCATTTCCACGCAGTTTCCCACAATTCACTTTCACTTCCTTTTAATTCTCACAATCTTCATTCATCTTCATCTCAATTCTCCTCTTGTTTTCACCTCTCACACCTCCTTTCAACTTTTTTCACTCGCACAACCACCATGAACCTTGCTCAATCGTATGTCACAACTTAACTCTTCCAACAATCTTGGGTTTTCGTCTCTGTTTCAAAATTCATAATCTTTTAACACTTAacatgtttgtttgtttgtttgtgtcGGATTAACTTTGTGTTGTGAACTTGTTGTGATTGCAGATTTAGCAGTGGAATTGTTCTAGCACCCTTTGTCACAAGCTCTGGTCTTCTTCTAAAAACATGGGATGCTATCTCCTCACGTGATGAAGATGTCGTTTCCCACGTGGGGAATAGATTGTTCTGGAAAGTTTTTGAGGAACAGGGTTTGACTGTTGTGGTGTTTGAGGTCAAGAATTTTGATCTTCAACACAATTTGGTTTCTTCTTCTTATCTCAAGGAGAATAATAACTTCCACCGCTTTGAGTTTCTGCGTGCCAAGAAAATTCCAGATTTCTCTGTTGACGGGTCTACAGTTTCGCTATTCATTGACAATCTCCAGAAGCTTGATGAGTTGAAGTCCGAGGTACCCTTTCATTATTTTATGGTTTCTATTTGAAAAATTGCAATCTGAAACACAATAGGTTGATTAAGATATTAAATTTCTTGTGTGGCCAGCATGAAAAAATTTGTGCTAAAATCTAGAGAGGTATTTTGGTAGAGATCATAGGTAACCTTCTTCACCGGAGACAACTCTGAATGAGTCAGATAGGATCACTATCAGTAGAGATGAGTTTAATTTTGCTTAATCATTTACTAATACAGTGAACTTTTGAAGTAATTCTTACAAAATTTGACAATTTTCAATCATATGACAGTTCATGATTATAAGATAATTCAAGTGATGTCTGGAGTTTGAGGGTTagattgattttgtttttacttCTTGGTTTTAAAACTGGTTTCCTAATGATCAAGTTTCCATCCAAAATGTATGAAGTTTTGAAATTTGTTTCTGGgtttttaaaatccaaaaatctGAAGGGGAAATGTAGCCTGCTTTTCTGATTTGTAGTCCAAGCTCAAGAGTGAGTCATTAGGAGTGGTGCTGTTTACTAATACaatcaaattttgaaagttGAAATCAAACACTCTTTGTTTCTTTAATTTCCTGCGAATTTGTTGTTCTTCCTATGTGAGCCCTTGTAACAATGGCAATATTAATGCAGATTAATAGCTCCAATCCATTGATTGTTACTGGACATGGTGTTGGAGGAGCTATAGCTTCTCTCTTTACTGTTTTGCTGTTAGAAAGCGTTGGTTCAGGAAAGAAACGTCCTCTCTGCATCACCTTTGGTTCTCCCCTTGTTGGTGACAAAAAGTTTCAAGAAGCCATCTCACGAAGTTCTACATGGAGTTCTTGCTTTATACATGTTGTCTCTTACAAAAACTCACTTCCAAAAGAGTTGAATCCCCCACCAAGGGATTACATGCCTTTTGGGACATTTCTCTTCTGCTCTGATACAAGTTCTACTTGTTTTGAGAACCCCGAGTCTGTTTTGGAACTTCTTGTAAGCTCAACCAATGATCAAAGTCAAGGATTTGAGGCCACAGATTACGGAAAACTTGTGAAAAATCTCTATCGTAAAGCAATTTGCAAGGACTTTACCTCACGGGGGCTGAACTTGACACATTCTACTTCATTGAATGCATGTATCTATTTGCAGTTGTGTGCAGCACTAGGATTGACATCAGATATGCAGGTAGCTGAATATCCTTTAGTTCTAACCTCTTGCATTTAAAGTTGATAATATACGATGACATTCAATGAAATATTTCATTGCACGTGTCACCGACTTGAAATTCCAAATTTGATTAGAGAACAATATCTAAGGTTCTGCATATGTATGCTTTACTAAATCTTATTAGCCTTGAGTGTAACTAGAGTAGAATTTGATGAGTaagttttttcataatatcTTATCTGAATTTGATTTTACAGCAGCTACAACACCAGAATATAAATGCTTTGGCAGCAAAGTTGGAAAAACTGGAGAATAAATTCATGTACCAGAAGAAGGAGAAATTTGATCCATCCAAGAAATTGAATGTGATGAAGATAGACATGGCAAAACTTGAATGGTACAAGAAGCATTGTAAAGGTCAGGGTAATGGATACTATGACTGCTTCAAAAAGGCTATCTCAACAGCTGACCAAGATGCTGTTCAGTGGCAGAAAAACCTCAGAAACTACTGGAGTGACATGGTTGAAGAGGCAGAGATGAAACCTCAGACAGAAGCTGCAGCTTTTCGCATTCGCTGGCTTTATGCTGGAACTAACTACAGGAGAATGGTTGAACCCCTAGACATAGCCGAATACTATGCAAATGGTCGTCGGAAGGACTATGTGGCTAAAGGAAGGTCTAGACATTATGAAGTGTTGGAGAAGTGGCTGGAAgcagataagaaagaaaaaggtgATTCAAACAGCAACAACAGAAAGAATGTGGAATTGATTTTAACAATTGATTCTTGCTTTTGGGCAAGGGTTGAAGAGGCTCTCATTCTGTGTGGAGAGTTGGAGAGTTTCAAAGAGAAGGAAGAGGCAAAAGGGAAGTTGCTTGAATTTGAGAACTATGTTTATGAATCACTGAAAAAGTATGAAGTCTCACCAGAGATTTTCTTGAAGGAAAGCAGTTACATGAGTTGGTGGAACAAGTATAAAGGAATGGCAGATAATTCAGGAGGACTGGCAAATTTCATGAGAAATCCTCTTCATTTTGATCAGTATACTAAGGGAAACTTTTCTTTCCCCTGAATGAAGCACAGTGAATGCAAGTGTGGCTGCacaatttatttatgatttaatCTTTCTacatttcctttgttgattttgAAGGGGATCTTAGTTTTACCTTCCCTTGTGTTGTGATGTTAGAAACTCTTGCTGTTAACTTCCACTCACATTGTTCTTGAAAATTTGAGTGTAATGAAAGCATCATCAGGGTTAGTAATAATGTAATCTGAAAGGGTTGGTGTGAAAGATGAACTTTTCTGCATATGAGATCATTAGGTTAATTTTGAGGCCTGTCATTGTGATCATTATCCTAGATATAAACTTTACAGCAAGAGTTTAATCAAATTTAGGGTTATGGATGTGTAAAATTGTTTATAACATCAATAAATTTATTACACATGAAAGATAATTTGTGATTGAATAGTGACATAAAAACATAGTTTGTGATTATATAATTTGTGTTTGAACAAGGATTGTTTATGATTGGATAACAATATAAAAGATTTGTTCTTAGACTGCATTTTGATGAAATTCTAATTTAACAGTTATATTTCTAATACTTTAAATAgcattttaaaattagtataagaaatatattaattgaaattagTTACATTTCCTTTTAGAGGTGCAGATATAACACACTTTGTTATAATAACTACTTAAAATTAAtcatacataaattattttttcattagttGAGTGAAAGTTAAAATCTAATCA
This region includes:
- the LOC137836812 gene encoding senescence-associated carboxylesterase 101 isoform X1, which produces MNLAQSFSSGIVLAPFVTSSGLLLKTWDAISSRDEDVVSHVGNRLFWKVFEEQGLTVVVFEVKNFDLQHNLVSSSYLKENNNFHRFEFLRAKKIPDFSVDGSTVSLFIDNLQKLDELKSEINSSNPLIVTGHGVGGAIASLFTVLLLESVGSGKKRPLCITFGSPLVGDKKFQEAISRSSTWSSCFIHVVSYKNSLPKELNPPPRDYMPFGTFLFCSDTSSTCFENPESVLELLVSSTNDQSQGFEATDYGKLVKNLYRKAICKDFTSRGLNLTHSTSLNACIYLQLCAALGLTSDMQQLQHQNINALAAKLEKLENKFMYQKKEKFDPSKKLNVMKIDMAKLEWYKKHCKGQGNGYYDCFKKAISTADQDAVQWQKNLRNYWSDMVEEAEMKPQTEAAAFRIRWLYAGTNYRRMVEPLDIAEYYANGRRKDYVAKGRSRHYEVLEKWLEADKKEKGDSNSNNRKNVELILTIDSCFWARVEEALILCGELESFKEKEEAKGKLLEFENYVYESLKKYEVSPEIFLKESSYMSWWNKYKGMADNSGGLANFMRNPLHFDQYTKGNFSFP
- the LOC137836811 gene encoding gibberellin-regulated protein 14; the protein is MASNSILLLAIFLLVTSKVFSHEEDLEIMANNVNPQVPAPVSAPPVKAPTPTPPVKSPSYPPGPVTTPSPTTPPVKVPPPQSPTVKPPAPSPPQVKPPTPTPPVVYPPPLSPVVKSTKDCIPLCDGRCQLHSRKKLCLRACTTCCYRCKCVPPGTYGNREMCGKCYTDMLTHGNKYKCP
- the LOC137836812 gene encoding senescence-associated carboxylesterase 101 isoform X2, which codes for MNLAQSFSSGIVLAPFVTSSGLLLKTWDAISSRDEDVVSHVGNRLFWKVFEEQGLTVVVFEVKNFDLQHNLVSSSYLKENNNFHRFEFLRAKKIPDFSVDGSTVSLFIDNLQKLDELKSEINSSNPLIVTGHGVGGAIASLFTVLLLESVGSGKKRPLCITFGSPLVGDKKFQEAISRSSTWSSCFIHVVSYKNSLPKELNPPPRDYMPFGTFLFCSDTSSTCFENPESVLELLVSSTNDQSQGFEATDYGKLVKNLYRKAICKDFTSRGLNLTHSTSLNACIYLQLCAALGLTSDMQLQHQNINALAAKLEKLENKFMYQKKEKFDPSKKLNVMKIDMAKLEWYKKHCKGQGNGYYDCFKKAISTADQDAVQWQKNLRNYWSDMVEEAEMKPQTEAAAFRIRWLYAGTNYRRMVEPLDIAEYYANGRRKDYVAKGRSRHYEVLEKWLEADKKEKGDSNSNNRKNVELILTIDSCFWARVEEALILCGELESFKEKEEAKGKLLEFENYVYESLKKYEVSPEIFLKESSYMSWWNKYKGMADNSGGLANFMRNPLHFDQYTKGNFSFP